The following coding sequences lie in one Paenibacillus durus ATCC 35681 genomic window:
- a CDS encoding succinate dehydrogenase cytochrome b558 subunit, producing MRGFYSRKIHSLLGVIPLAFFFIEHMLTNFSAVEKGAAGFKESVLWLNSLPLVFFLELLFIWVPLLYHGVYGLYIAYQSKPNLNRYNLERNWRYTFQRVSGIVTFIFIIWHLYETRVQVALGNVTHEELGGVMHDIVTQPLWLAFYIVGIVAACFHFANGLWSFLVSWGITVGPRSQRVSSYLCMGLFVLVTFMFLLSLVTFRDSDFKTAEAIAQAVNTVIQ from the coding sequence ATGAGAGGCTTTTATTCCAGAAAAATTCATTCCTTGCTCGGTGTAATCCCGCTCGCGTTCTTTTTCATCGAGCACATGCTGACGAATTTCTCGGCGGTGGAGAAGGGGGCAGCCGGGTTCAAGGAAAGTGTGCTGTGGCTGAACAGCCTGCCGCTCGTCTTCTTCCTGGAATTATTGTTCATCTGGGTTCCCCTGCTGTACCATGGCGTCTACGGGCTGTATATCGCCTACCAGTCGAAGCCGAACCTGAACCGCTACAATCTGGAACGGAACTGGCGTTATACATTTCAGCGGGTCAGCGGCATTGTCACGTTTATTTTTATCATATGGCATTTGTACGAAACCCGGGTGCAGGTGGCGCTTGGCAACGTTACTCATGAAGAGCTCGGCGGCGTGATGCATGATATCGTTACCCAGCCGTTGTGGCTTGCTTTTTATATCGTTGGCATCGTGGCGGCCTGCTTTCATTTCGCCAACGGGCTGTGGTCCTTCCTCGTCAGCTGGGGCATCACAGTGGGTCCCCGTTCTCAGCGGGTTTCTTCCTATTTGTGCATGGGCTTGTTCGTTCTGGTGACGTTCATGTTCCTGCTGTCGCTCGTCACGTTCCGTGACAGCGATTTCAAAACAGCTGAGGCTATTGCCCAAGCCGTAAATACTGTCATCCAATAA
- a CDS encoding LysR family transcriptional regulator — MFDDLDIFAVVVEQSSLNRASRQLNLSQPALSRKISKLEERLGVTLFNRYGKRLELTEVGRLAYTYALEQRQQRFKFLEAISRFKQGEPLSVTLGASLTTIQTTLPPLVNAYMEKYPAAELKLITGKTHEIVTSVREGRSEVGLIASATAESGLRCIPLFEDQLRLVIAGNHPLAQLPRLEMEHLTALPMILFSKGTWYRRMTDDLFQRSGVQPDIRMEIDSFEAIIRLLPTIKAAALLPNSYLRPELLSGGGLASLHIKELELTQRTTCLIYRDTGDLSAAARSLVRVTEEVFHEGRPATL, encoded by the coding sequence ATGTTTGACGACCTTGATATTTTTGCCGTTGTTGTGGAGCAGTCCAGCCTTAATCGTGCTTCCCGTCAACTAAATTTGTCACAGCCTGCCCTCTCGCGCAAAATCTCCAAACTGGAGGAGCGGCTCGGTGTCACGCTGTTTAACCGCTATGGCAAAAGGCTCGAGCTGACCGAGGTCGGACGGCTGGCTTACACCTACGCTCTGGAGCAGCGGCAGCAGCGCTTTAAATTTCTGGAGGCGATCTCGAGGTTCAAGCAAGGCGAGCCTCTGTCCGTTACGCTTGGGGCCAGTCTGACGACGATTCAGACCACTTTGCCGCCTCTCGTAAACGCATACATGGAGAAATATCCCGCCGCCGAGCTGAAGCTGATTACGGGCAAGACACATGAGATCGTTACCTCGGTGCGGGAAGGACGGTCGGAGGTCGGCCTGATCGCTTCCGCCACCGCGGAATCCGGCCTGCGCTGCATCCCGCTCTTCGAGGACCAGCTGCGGCTTGTTATCGCAGGAAATCATCCGCTCGCCCAGCTTCCCAGGCTTGAAATGGAGCATCTGACGGCTCTGCCGATGATCCTGTTCTCCAAGGGAACCTGGTACCGCCGCATGACGGACGATCTGTTCCAGCGCAGCGGCGTACAGCCGGATATCCGCATGGAGATCGACTCTTTCGAGGCGATTATCCGGCTGCTCCCGACGATCAAGGCGGCGGCGCTGCTGCCCAATTCCTATCTTCGGCCGGAGCTGCTGTCAGGAGGGGGGCTTGCTTCCCTGCACATCAAGGAGCTGGAGCTGACTCAGCGGACCACCTGTCTGATCTACCGCGACACCGGTGATTTAAGCGCGGCGGCGCGGAGTCTGGTGCGGGTGACGGAAGAAGTGTTTCATGAGGGAAGGCCGGCTACTCTCTAA
- a CDS encoding potassium channel family protein, with protein MKAQQFVIIGLGRFGASLALELMEMGYEVLGIDHNEERVEEMTGKLTHAVMADATDEGVMRSLGVRNLDCGIVAIGDNMERSILTAILLKELGVKMVVAKAISILHGRALEKLGVDRVIFPERDMGVRVAHQLVTPHLLDYIELSKEYKIVELTVPSCMDGQSLAEINTRAKYGCSIIALNRGGGVIVAPTAHDHVNEGDIMVVIGSNESIDQFEEKAVNREEAEA; from the coding sequence ATGAAAGCACAGCAATTTGTAATCATCGGCCTTGGCCGCTTCGGAGCCAGTCTGGCGCTTGAACTGATGGAGATGGGATATGAGGTGCTCGGCATCGACCACAACGAGGAACGGGTGGAGGAGATGACCGGCAAGCTGACGCATGCCGTCATGGCGGACGCTACGGATGAGGGTGTGATGCGGTCGCTGGGCGTTCGGAACCTCGACTGCGGTATCGTGGCGATTGGAGACAATATGGAACGCAGCATCCTTACCGCCATCCTCCTGAAGGAATTGGGCGTCAAAATGGTGGTAGCCAAGGCGATCTCCATCCTGCACGGACGCGCTTTGGAGAAGCTTGGAGTGGACCGGGTTATTTTTCCGGAGCGCGATATGGGGGTTCGTGTGGCGCATCAGCTGGTGACTCCGCATCTGCTCGATTACATCGAGCTGTCCAAGGAATACAAAATCGTCGAGCTGACCGTTCCGTCCTGCATGGACGGCCAGAGCCTCGCCGAGATCAACACCCGCGCCAAGTATGGCTGCAGCATCATTGCGCTTAACCGCGGGGGCGGGGTTATCGTCGCCCCGACCGCTCACGACCATGTCAATGAAGGCGACATTATGGTTGTGATCGGCTCTAACGAGAGCATCGATCAATTTGAGGAGAAAGCGGTGAACCGCGAGGAGGCCGAGGCCTGA
- a CDS encoding TrkH family potassium uptake protein has product MASQTPKVTEFRWLKLSPPQILVIGFAIIILIGALLLMLPVSLAPGNTIAFLDAVFTSTSAACVTGLVVHDTGTFFSTFGQVVLMLLIQVGGLGFMSMATLFALVFRRRISLRERLVLQEAMNQSSMEGIVRLIRSVLIYSLVIEACGALLLTIRWAFDMPLGRAAFFGVFHAVSMFNNAGFDLFSGYRSLTGYADDPVVNIVVMFLIVSGGIGFIVMSDIMDYRRKRKLSLHSKVVLSMTAALIVTGAVVLFIFEFTNPRTLGSLGWGGKIWGAFFQSVTPRTAGANTLDMPGLRQASQFFIVILMFIGASPGSTGGGIKTTTFTIMIGAVIAMLRGRNDIVLFRYRLAQERVFKALTITLLALLLIVAVLMVLSTTEEAPFLNLLFETTSAFATVGLSLGVTPNLSAVGKILICLTMFAGRLGVLTLAYALGPKKGKELYRYPEGKMIIG; this is encoded by the coding sequence ATGGCTTCACAAACACCGAAGGTTACCGAATTCCGCTGGCTGAAGCTGTCTCCTCCCCAAATATTGGTGATCGGCTTTGCCATCATCATATTGATCGGCGCCCTTCTGCTCATGCTGCCGGTCTCGCTGGCCCCGGGGAACACAATCGCGTTTCTGGATGCGGTATTTACGTCCACATCGGCTGCCTGCGTTACCGGATTGGTCGTTCATGATACGGGCACGTTCTTCTCAACCTTCGGACAGGTTGTCCTCATGCTGCTGATCCAGGTCGGCGGCCTGGGCTTTATGTCGATGGCGACCTTGTTCGCTCTGGTGTTCCGCCGGCGCATCTCCCTGCGGGAGCGGCTGGTACTGCAGGAAGCGATGAATCAGAGCTCCATGGAAGGCATCGTCCGGCTGATCCGCAGCGTCCTGATCTATTCGCTGGTCATCGAAGCCTGCGGCGCGCTGCTGCTTACGATCCGCTGGGCTTTTGATATGCCGCTGGGACGAGCCGCCTTCTTCGGCGTGTTCCATGCCGTCTCGATGTTTAACAATGCGGGCTTCGATCTGTTCAGCGGGTACCGCAGTCTGACAGGCTACGCCGACGACCCGGTTGTGAATATAGTTGTTATGTTTTTGATTGTCTCCGGCGGGATTGGCTTCATCGTTATGTCGGACATTATGGATTACCGGCGCAAACGCAAGCTTTCGCTGCACAGCAAGGTTGTCCTGTCCATGACCGCCGCGCTGATCGTCACCGGTGCCGTTGTTCTTTTTATATTTGAGTTTACGAATCCGCGTACCTTGGGCTCGCTCGGCTGGGGCGGCAAAATATGGGGGGCTTTTTTCCAATCCGTCACCCCGCGAACGGCCGGCGCCAATACCTTAGATATGCCGGGTCTTAGGCAGGCCTCGCAGTTTTTTATTGTGATTCTGATGTTCATCGGCGCTTCTCCCGGCTCGACGGGGGGCGGCATCAAGACGACCACGTTTACGATTATGATCGGAGCTGTGATTGCGATGCTGCGCGGACGAAATGATATCGTGCTGTTCCGCTACCGTCTGGCCCAGGAACGGGTATTCAAGGCGCTGACGATTACTCTGCTGGCCCTGCTGCTGATCGTTGCCGTCTTGATGGTGCTTTCCACCACGGAGGAGGCGCCCTTTTTGAATCTGCTGTTCGAGACGACATCGGCCTTTGCTACGGTGGGGCTCAGTTTGGGTGTTACGCCGAATCTCTCGGCGGTGGGCAAAATCCTCATCTGTCTTACCATGTTCGCCGGCAGGCTGGGCGTATTGACGCTCGCCTATGCGCTGGGACCGAAAAAGGGTAAGGAATTGTATCGCTACCCGGAAGGCAAAATGATTATCGGATAA
- a CDS encoding CPBP family intramembrane glutamic endopeptidase, with protein MNPVGQPLHQRPISKRLVFAGLIGLILFVMFQIVPSLTQEGYGNEQAISKSEARERAIRFAAEQLGYIPEPGDNWIVTYTSDSSFYGYMSRKSLLEDYSNRKLDRRYPYDTFHASLDSQEDKWANLAVDLNMYTGETAGFTRVPAGAGKQANVTEAVLTGKDESEEIVSDASLTPQEKERLAAPLLNKWGADPSRLERNFPSTGSYGLIYTDSSVKVGEAPLRYAFKFTAGEVSYFKPGFSPPEWHTDYVKSQVSSAGRFTLYGYGLPTFALGVLALIYSILRRKHTSFARGVFLSIAHFVIMMISTYNMLPETAGTGDMAARITNIVMFIIYTLYSLLMSALLYFSLVGGNGLWRKEEGLNPWPRAKEPGYGRYLMDSVYAGYIWAFVLLGVQTLMFIILQYTLHNWSTTDASQSPYNMRYAWLLPIVAWLAGLSEEAIYRLFGIRMLKKIVRSTLLASLITTLIWAFGHTLYPIYPISSRPIELTVIGLLFSYIFLRYGFIAVMFSHVVFDSVLMGITLIFMREPVNVIAGVVTIVIPLLVGYIVYLFNPPGKERGPQSPDPGPEPGPGPVPEHTI; from the coding sequence ATGAATCCCGTCGGCCAACCCTTGCATCAACGGCCCATTTCCAAAAGACTTGTTTTCGCAGGCCTCATCGGTCTGATCTTGTTTGTCATGTTCCAGATCGTCCCCTCACTTACTCAGGAAGGCTACGGCAACGAGCAGGCGATCAGCAAATCGGAAGCCCGCGAGAGGGCGATCCGCTTTGCGGCAGAACAGCTTGGATACATACCGGAACCCGGCGACAATTGGATCGTCACTTATACGTCGGATTCCTCTTTTTACGGCTACATGTCCCGAAAAAGCCTGCTGGAGGATTACAGCAACAGAAAGCTGGACCGCCGCTATCCATACGACACCTTCCATGCTTCCCTAGATTCCCAGGAGGATAAATGGGCGAATCTGGCGGTCGATCTGAATATGTATACCGGCGAGACGGCGGGCTTCACCCGCGTCCCTGCGGGAGCCGGAAAGCAAGCAAACGTGACGGAAGCAGTCCTCACCGGCAAGGATGAGAGCGAAGAAATCGTCAGCGACGCTTCGCTAACCCCACAGGAGAAGGAACGGCTTGCAGCACCATTGTTGAATAAGTGGGGAGCCGACCCTTCACGGCTGGAACGGAATTTTCCTTCTACCGGCAGCTACGGCCTGATCTATACCGACAGCTCGGTCAAGGTCGGGGAAGCTCCGCTCCGCTATGCTTTTAAGTTTACCGCAGGGGAAGTATCCTACTTCAAGCCCGGATTTTCCCCGCCGGAGTGGCATACCGACTATGTAAAATCGCAAGTGTCGAGCGCGGGCCGCTTTACACTGTACGGTTACGGGCTGCCTACGTTCGCGCTCGGCGTTCTGGCGTTAATCTACAGTATTCTCCGCCGGAAGCACACTTCTTTTGCGCGCGGTGTCTTTTTAAGTATCGCCCATTTTGTCATTATGATGATCAGCACCTACAATATGCTACCCGAAACGGCCGGCACAGGAGACATGGCCGCCCGGATCACGAACATCGTCATGTTCATCATTTATACGCTGTACAGTCTGCTGATGTCCGCGCTGCTCTACTTCTCGCTGGTGGGCGGAAACGGCCTGTGGCGGAAAGAGGAAGGGCTGAATCCATGGCCCCGCGCCAAAGAGCCGGGCTACGGCAGATATCTCATGGACAGCGTCTATGCCGGATATATTTGGGCGTTCGTGCTGCTTGGCGTGCAGACGCTGATGTTCATCATTTTGCAGTACACGCTGCATAACTGGTCGACAACGGATGCTTCCCAGTCCCCTTACAATATGCGCTATGCCTGGCTGCTGCCGATCGTGGCGTGGCTGGCCGGACTTTCCGAGGAAGCGATCTATCGCCTGTTCGGCATCCGGATGCTGAAAAAAATCGTGCGCAGCACCCTGCTCGCCAGCCTGATTACGACCCTTATCTGGGCGTTTGGACATACACTTTATCCAATCTATCCCATCAGCTCCCGCCCGATCGAGCTGACGGTGATTGGCCTGCTGTTCAGTTATATTTTTCTGCGGTACGGCTTTATTGCCGTCATGTTCAGCCATGTCGTGTTCGACAGCGTGCTGATGGGCATCACCCTGATCTTCATGCGCGAGCCGGTGAATGTGATCGCCGGTGTCGTTACGATTGTTATACCGCTGCTCGTCGGCTATATTGTGTATCTGTTCAATCCGCCGGGCAAGGAGCGGGGGCCGCAGTCCCCGGACCCTGGGCCGGAGCCCGGTCCGGGTCCGGTGCCGGAGCATACGATTTAA
- the uvrC gene encoding excinuclease ABC subunit UvrC, whose translation MDYMDNIRNKLALLPDLPGCYLMKNEEGTIIYVGKAKVLKNRVRSYFTGSHNGKTQRLVADIRDFEYIVTASNMEALILECNLIKKHMPRYNVQLKDDKTFPYIKITNERHPRLEVTRRVLKDKAKYFGPYPNAYAAQQTKKLLDRMYPLRKCGAMPKEVCLYYHMDQCLAPCEKEVSKSAYEEITQSISTFLGGGHEEVKKDLQQKMQEAAEELYFERAKELRDQINYIEALMEKQNINTPDTKDRDVFGYAVDKGWMCVQILYMRQGKMIQRHSSSFPFYGEAYSDFMSYVTQYYSENPALPQEILLPEALLIEGAASVLPPEPADSGAASVDGPAAADSEEAAVRTAGAADTAAYGSGPALDGAKEDPPGEEEAPETAAETAQRAAADVEAAAAGVVDAAGGAAALQQWLGVKVMVPRRGLKKQMVRMACENGRVALEEKFRLIERDEERTSGAAQGLGQSLGLESLSRIEAFDNSNIQGANPVSAMVVFIDGKPAKKEYRKYKVRTVQGPDDYETMREVIRRRYERVLKEDLLRPDLIVVDGGRGQISAAVDILENELGLFIPVCGLVKDAKHKTAELLVGDPPEPVHLARDSEEFYLLQRIQDEVHRFAITFHREQRGKSMVTSRLDAIPGIGEKRRKLLLKHFGSLKKIKEATVEDFRPLSIGDKLARQILEALRDEEKV comes from the coding sequence ATGGACTACATGGACAACATCCGGAACAAGCTGGCGCTGCTGCCGGACCTGCCCGGATGCTATCTGATGAAGAACGAAGAAGGCACGATCATCTATGTAGGAAAGGCGAAGGTGCTGAAGAACCGCGTCCGCTCTTATTTTACGGGCAGCCATAACGGGAAAACCCAACGGCTCGTTGCGGATATCCGCGATTTTGAATACATTGTCACGGCCAGCAACATGGAAGCGCTCATTCTGGAGTGCAACCTGATCAAAAAGCATATGCCGCGCTACAACGTGCAGCTTAAAGACGACAAGACCTTCCCCTACATCAAAATTACGAATGAACGGCATCCGCGCCTTGAAGTGACGCGCCGGGTGCTGAAAGATAAAGCGAAATATTTCGGACCGTATCCGAATGCCTACGCGGCTCAACAGACGAAGAAGCTGCTTGACCGGATGTATCCCCTGCGGAAATGCGGAGCGATGCCGAAGGAAGTATGCCTGTATTACCATATGGACCAGTGCCTTGCCCCGTGCGAGAAGGAAGTGTCCAAATCCGCCTATGAAGAGATTACTCAGAGCATTTCGACCTTTCTCGGCGGCGGGCATGAAGAGGTCAAGAAGGATCTTCAGCAAAAAATGCAGGAAGCGGCGGAGGAGCTTTATTTTGAACGGGCCAAGGAACTGAGGGATCAAATCAACTATATCGAAGCCTTGATGGAGAAGCAGAACATCAACACACCGGACACGAAGGACCGCGACGTATTTGGCTATGCCGTAGATAAAGGCTGGATGTGCGTGCAGATACTCTATATGAGACAGGGAAAAATGATTCAGCGCCACTCGTCCAGCTTTCCGTTTTACGGAGAAGCTTACAGCGACTTCATGTCGTATGTGACGCAGTATTACAGCGAGAATCCGGCGCTGCCGCAGGAGATTTTGCTGCCTGAAGCGCTGCTCATAGAAGGCGCGGCATCCGTACTTCCGCCGGAGCCTGCGGATAGCGGAGCCGCGTCAGTGGACGGTCCCGCTGCTGCGGACAGCGAAGAAGCAGCGGTCCGCACGGCTGGGGCAGCCGATACCGCAGCTTACGGCAGCGGGCCAGCCCTTGACGGGGCCAAAGAAGACCCACCAGGGGAAGAGGAAGCGCCGGAGACAGCCGCAGAGACGGCGCAGCGCGCCGCCGCAGACGTGGAAGCTGCCGCTGCCGGTGTGGTGGATGCCGCAGGCGGAGCAGCGGCGCTGCAGCAGTGGCTGGGCGTCAAGGTTATGGTGCCGCGGCGCGGACTCAAGAAGCAGATGGTCCGCATGGCCTGCGAGAACGGGCGCGTGGCGCTCGAAGAGAAGTTCCGCCTGATCGAGCGGGACGAGGAGCGTACCTCCGGTGCGGCACAAGGGCTCGGGCAGAGCCTGGGACTTGAGAGCCTCAGCCGGATTGAAGCGTTCGACAACTCGAACATCCAGGGGGCGAATCCCGTATCGGCCATGGTCGTGTTCATCGACGGCAAGCCCGCGAAGAAGGAGTACCGCAAATACAAGGTGCGTACCGTGCAGGGGCCTGACGACTATGAGACGATGCGCGAGGTGATCCGCCGCCGCTATGAGCGGGTGCTGAAAGAGGATCTGCTCCGGCCGGACCTGATCGTCGTGGACGGCGGCAGAGGCCAGATTTCCGCAGCTGTCGATATTCTGGAGAACGAACTGGGTCTGTTCATCCCGGTCTGCGGCCTCGTCAAAGACGCCAAGCACAAGACCGCGGAGCTGCTGGTCGGCGACCCGCCGGAGCCGGTTCATCTCGCCAGAGACAGCGAGGAGTTTTATCTGCTCCAGCGCATCCAGGACGAAGTGCACCGCTTCGCGATTACTTTCCACCGCGAGCAGCGCGGCAAGTCGATGGTCACGTCGCGGCTTGACGCCATCCCGGGAATCGGCGAGAAACGGCGGAAGCTGCTGCTCAAGCATTTCGGATCGCTTAAGAAGATCAAAGAAGCGACGGTAGAGGATTTCCGCCCTCTGTCCATCGGCGACAAGCTCGCCCGGCAGATTCTGGAAGCGCTGAGAGACGAAGAAAAGGTATAG
- the trxA gene encoding thioredoxin, whose amino-acid sequence MAIVNVSDQSFNNEVQGQGTVVVDFWAPWCGPCKMLAPILDELSTELGDGVKIAKLNVDENPETASRFGVMSIPTLIFFKDGQPVDKVVGLNSKESLKNIVAKHQ is encoded by the coding sequence ATGGCAATTGTTAACGTGTCTGACCAATCCTTTAACAATGAGGTTCAAGGTCAGGGTACTGTTGTAGTAGACTTCTGGGCACCTTGGTGCGGTCCTTGCAAAATGCTTGCTCCAATTCTGGATGAATTGTCCACCGAGCTGGGAGACGGCGTGAAGATCGCGAAACTGAACGTGGATGAAAATCCGGAGACGGCTTCCCGTTTCGGCGTTATGAGCATTCCAACTCTGATCTTCTTTAAAGACGGCCAGCCTGTCGATAAAGTGGTTGGTCTGAACTCCAAAGAATCGCTGAAAAACATCGTAGCCAAACACCAATAA
- a CDS encoding S-layer homology domain-containing protein: MKSKLISSFIALSLAAAPASVLADTINVNNGIINNGTMIVQFNDIKSDSWAYQAVTSMSERKVINGYEDGSFRPNNSISREEFAKMIAVTFSLDQPVTQAVYFSDVPATRWSFPYITAAKDYLTGYYPPKGKAFFDPSEPATREDVAAALVKIMELDTTNYSSRFTDENKISPQLKKYVNVAAEYNLITGYEDGTFKPLNSISRAEAAALLYRAIKSIGGSETPNEQSPNPSNQTIKTNPTGSSKTSNNGPNLWVDVVKEDTLPGGKPSILVKGETEPDATVTVNGEEVLVGFNGEFSTNIFVVEDGKYNIEVKSEYFGKTTAISKSIEFTILPPKLKLDKPDPQTTTYAEFVIWFEWVDQYDARPALYVNGEKRLYSLGGRRGNGEIYSGSVTVNLRNGENNYDLKLVDRYGKESATVTKVVYLK, encoded by the coding sequence ATGAAAAGCAAACTAATATCGTCGTTCATCGCCCTCTCTCTTGCTGCTGCACCCGCCAGTGTTCTTGCTGACACGATAAACGTGAACAATGGCATCATTAACAATGGCACGATGATCGTTCAGTTCAATGATATCAAATCTGATAGTTGGGCCTATCAAGCCGTGACCAGCATGAGCGAAAGAAAGGTCATCAACGGGTATGAAGACGGATCGTTCCGGCCGAACAACTCAATCAGCCGTGAAGAATTCGCAAAAATGATAGCAGTCACCTTCTCGCTCGATCAACCTGTTACCCAAGCCGTTTATTTTAGTGATGTACCAGCAACGCGATGGTCCTTTCCGTACATAACCGCAGCAAAAGATTATCTCACCGGTTATTACCCCCCAAAAGGCAAAGCATTCTTTGATCCCAGTGAACCCGCTACACGCGAAGACGTCGCTGCAGCGCTGGTAAAGATCATGGAACTAGACACCACGAATTACAGCTCCCGTTTTACCGATGAAAACAAGATTTCTCCGCAGCTCAAAAAATATGTGAACGTTGCTGCCGAGTACAATCTAATCACAGGGTACGAAGACGGAACTTTCAAGCCGCTCAATTCGATTTCCCGTGCTGAAGCTGCTGCTTTGCTGTATCGGGCGATTAAGAGCATCGGAGGAAGCGAGACTCCAAATGAACAATCACCAAATCCGTCAAACCAGACTATTAAAACAAATCCAACTGGCTCAAGTAAAACGTCCAATAATGGGCCTAATCTTTGGGTTGATGTAGTGAAAGAGGATACGCTCCCTGGGGGAAAACCTTCTATTTTAGTCAAAGGAGAAACAGAGCCAGATGCTACTGTAACGGTTAATGGTGAAGAGGTTTTGGTGGGCTTTAATGGAGAATTTAGTACCAACATTTTTGTTGTAGAAGACGGAAAATATAACATTGAAGTAAAGTCGGAGTATTTTGGAAAAACCACAGCGATATCTAAAAGCATTGAATTTACAATTCTTCCTCCGAAATTAAAACTAGACAAACCCGATCCACAGACTACTACGTATGCAGAATTTGTAATTTGGTTTGAGTGGGTTGATCAATACGATGCTCGTCCCGCGTTGTATGTAAATGGAGAAAAAAGGCTTTACTCGCTCGGTGGAAGAAGAGGAAACGGTGAAATATACAGTGGTTCAGTTACGGTTAACCTACGAAACGGTGAAAATAATTACGATCTCAAGCTTGTCGATCGCTACGGAAAAGAAAGCGCCACTGTAACAAAAGTTGTCTACCTCAAATAA
- a CDS encoding helix-turn-helix domain-containing protein, translating to MAISYRPLLVLLAERGMKKLDLREHLSLGPSTIAKFDKEGEYVSLEVIDKLCTFFGVQPNGIIEHIPDKE from the coding sequence ATGGCGATAAGTTATAGGCCGCTGCTAGTATTACTAGCCGAACGTGGGATGAAGAAGTTGGACCTTCGGGAGCACCTTAGTTTAGGTCCCTCTACGATTGCGAAATTTGATAAGGAAGGGGAGTATGTATCGCTTGAGGTGATTGACAAACTCTGTACATTTTTCGGTGTCCAACCTAATGGCATCATTGAGCACATACCGGATAAAGAATAG
- a CDS encoding helix-turn-helix domain-containing protein, giving the protein MIRLRIEELRNAEGLSVRQVSKATGIRWNTLSDMENGTAKHWPPEHLEKLMIFFKLNQIGELIEYEAADSLED; this is encoded by the coding sequence ATGATTAGGTTGAGAATCGAAGAACTTCGGAATGCTGAGGGGTTGAGCGTCCGACAGGTCAGCAAAGCGACTGGTATCCGCTGGAACACGTTGAGCGACATGGAAAATGGAACGGCAAAACATTGGCCGCCTGAACATTTGGAAAAGCTGATGATTTTTTTTAAGCTGAACCAAATAGGAGAATTGATTGAATATGAAGCAGCAGATTCATTAGAGGATTAA
- a CDS encoding phage holin: MKSKWRNYGLWVSLTAAALLGVQTVGAIFGFQLAPEKYDQVTAAVNAILGILVVLGIVSNPEAGKGYSDKQ, encoded by the coding sequence ATGAAGAGCAAATGGAGAAATTACGGGTTGTGGGTGTCGCTTACGGCGGCCGCGCTGCTGGGCGTGCAGACAGTTGGTGCGATCTTCGGGTTCCAGTTGGCGCCGGAGAAATATGACCAGGTAACAGCCGCAGTAAATGCAATCCTGGGTATTTTGGTTGTGCTCGGGATCGTAAGCAATCCGGAAGCGGGTAAAGGGTATTCGGATAAGCAATGA
- a CDS encoding M15 family metallopeptidase — translation MTLTLEQVRAKSARKLVGLQSAVLAGATALIKRSFDLGITIIITQGLRTFAEQDALYAQGRTNPGQIVTKARGGYSYHNFGLAVDFALLLPDGKNVSWDTLRDGNGDRTADWLQVVQIAKTLGFEWGGDWSGFKDYPHLQMTFGLDLDRLRAGERPAVALVNAAFKKINESIGEADELSQAEKQELAALRSEVKELRDLVEGLTVSKDTLKDEALKQASEIKELGEALLHLTDTTPPKWAIEAIQAFVNTPSVLNGKPVIDTPNKVTFTEARLITILHRLGLAARQKGDK, via the coding sequence GTGACATTAACTTTAGAGCAAGTAAGGGCAAAGTCTGCCAGGAAGCTAGTTGGCCTGCAATCGGCTGTATTGGCCGGGGCCACTGCGCTTATTAAACGCTCCTTCGACCTTGGCATAACGATCATTATCACGCAGGGATTGCGGACCTTCGCGGAGCAGGATGCCTTATACGCTCAGGGCCGGACCAATCCCGGACAGATCGTCACCAAGGCAAGAGGCGGATACAGCTATCATAACTTCGGGCTTGCCGTTGATTTCGCGCTGCTGCTGCCGGATGGAAAGAATGTCTCGTGGGACACGCTGCGCGACGGCAACGGAGACCGAACGGCGGACTGGCTGCAGGTTGTACAAATCGCTAAAACATTAGGCTTCGAGTGGGGCGGAGACTGGAGCGGGTTTAAAGACTACCCCCATTTGCAAATGACGTTCGGGCTAGATTTGGACAGGCTGCGTGCGGGAGAACGTCCGGCGGTTGCACTGGTAAACGCTGCTTTTAAAAAAATCAATGAAAGTATAGGGGAGGCGGACGAATTGTCCCAAGCAGAAAAACAAGAGTTGGCCGCGCTGCGGTCTGAAGTTAAAGAACTTCGCGATTTGGTAGAGGGATTGACCGTCAGTAAGGATACCCTCAAAGACGAGGCTCTGAAACAAGCTTCGGAAATTAAGGAGCTGGGCGAGGCATTGCTGCACCTGACGGATACAACGCCGCCTAAGTGGGCGATAGAGGCGATACAAGCCTTTGTAAATACGCCATCTGTGCTTAATGGTAAGCCGGTTATTGATACGCCGAATAAGGTCACATTTACAGAAGCGCGCCTTATTACGATTTTGCATCGCCTCGGCTTGGCAGCGAGACAGAAAGGGGATAAATAA